Genomic segment of Eptesicus fuscus isolate TK198812 unplaced genomic scaffold, DD_ASM_mEF_20220401 scaffold_52, whole genome shotgun sequence:
TGAAATGTTTGactgaaatgcttcccacattcactacactcatatggcttttctccagtgtgaactctgtggtgtctaGTGAGGGTAGACCTTCGACTGAAGGAcgtcccacattcactacactcatatggcttttctccattgtgaactctgtggtgtttagtGAGGTGAGACCATTGactgaaatgcttcccacattcactacactcatatggcttttctccagtgtgaacactGTGGTGTCTAGTGAAGTCACACCTTGTACTGAAGGatttcccacagtcactgcacTTAAACTGCTTTTCTCTAATGTGAAATCTGTTGTGTTTAATGACAGCAGGGATTTCACTGAAGACCTTCCCACAATCAGTACACTCACAGGGCTTTTCTACAGTGTGAACTCTCCCATGTTGTAGGTGGGTAAAGTTTTGTCTGAACACTTTCCCACATTTATTAGACTCATTAATCATATCTGCGGAGCAGAGGCCTTTCTGATAAGCAACTTTCTGTTTGTGGCTGGCAGCTGTTTCACATTCAACCCACTGGTGATGTCTTTTTCCACGGAGACATTCCTGTGAAATCTCGTTGTTACTGTGTGGCTCCTCAGTATTAAGAGTAGCCTGGTGTTGGGGAAGCCCTGAGATGGCTGGGGAGTCCACCCCTGCTTCAGGCACCCCAGAGAAGTAGAACCAGCAAGTTGTCACAAGTGAACCTCTCTCCATATCTTCTTTCCAGGGCTTCTCTCCACAGGCATCCTTCTGCTGCTGGtgagggtttgcactgaaacaCAACTCTCTCACACATGCATCACTTAGgaacacattcttctcaaagtaTGCCACTTGTAACTCAGTCAGGTGCAAAATGTCTTTTAACACCAAGAAGCACGGCTTACACAGATGGGTCCTCTGGGTGGCTGCGGCTGTCTTGGAAGCCCTGACCTGAGAGTCTCCTATAGATACACTGTGCTCAGAATAGGCCTCTGCATCATCCATTTTATGCCAAGGACCTGAAAACAGAGGAATGATGCGAAAATGAATGTTGACTGTGGTGACAGAGGGAAGTCCCATTATAAAACTGTGTTGCACATAATACATTGGTCTCATGCAACTGGCTGAAAATAGAAGACCTGAAAGATGAACTAATAAGATGCAACTGTGAAGTTCTTGACCActgaagatcacaaaacaagAGAGACTTCAACAGAAATAGAGCAAAAACATGGCAAGcaccacatggaagagaagcGGACTGTCCAGCTCATTCTGCTGCTAACAGCATTCAGTAGATCTTCTCTGCTGGTGACATGGGCAAGCTGTGCAGAAGGTTGGTTGCATCTCATTCCAAgcaaaattcaataaacaagtaGCAGGTGTTTGAGGGGTATTTAAGCATGAATGTGCTCCTTATAACACTTGCATAGGTCCATGTTGTAGTATACTGCAGAAAGAAATGTGCAGGGGAATAGGTGATGTAAAAAGGACTCAAAGGCGAAGGTAGACAATGCTAGGAAGTCACCGAAGAAATGACAAATCAGCAAAGTGTCAAGtgtggaaaagaaaggaataaatgagGTGTGGCCATTGGAACCTGCACCAAACACTGTAGTACAGGAGCAGGATCCCGGTATAATCTGAACACCATCCTTATGTCATACTTCCCTTCAGTTGTCACTCAGCCGGGCTAAGCATCCTCTAGCACCATCCTGTATGTTTACCCTGGAGAAACCCAGGGTTCTCCCTGCACCTCCTGTTCTAGAAGTATGTACAAACTAAATATTCTGAGTATCAATGAAAAGACAACAGAGGTGAGCAGCCATCACTTGCCCATAGCATTTAGCTAACAATAGTATCCAGGGAAGgtaatattacaaacaataatTGGAGGGTCTTACAAGAACAGTTCCTGACTCATGTATGTAAAGAAGATAACTGACACAGGGTCTTTATCAACAGGAAAGGTGCAGAATGGGAAGCCGTGGATGGGGATGGAGTCACCCTCCCTGGagtggaagagcaggagggaccCATTAAGCTGTCTGTAAGAATGCTGACACCCAGACACTTCCTGCAGTTTCTGAGGCAACTGGTGTCAGGGAGGTTCGTGGAgtctattgctcagggctctctcCACAGCTCAGCACTGGCAGCCACAGCTCATTTGACAAGACAGTGGGGGAAATGAGCTGAGCCCATCGTctggctttgagagagagagagtccaaaGTCTGGAGATTAAATAAAGTGTtggcgccaaaaccggtttggctcagtggatagtgttggcctgcagactgaaagatcctaggtttgattccggtcaaaggcatgtaccttggttgcaggcacatcaccagtagggtgtgtgcaagaggcagctgatcgatgtatctttctaatcgatgtttctaactctatctctctctcttcctttatgtaaaaaatcaataaaatatttttttttaaaaaaaagagtgggcaAAAACGTCAGGACACTAGGAGagatgtgaaggtcttacctaaGAATGAtacaagtgcaaacacttccagcatcacatcacAGTACagacgtctctgagcctcatcaaggatctcccactcctcctgagagaaggcaatggccacgtcctcaaagttcatatccTGTCATAATGGGCACAGAACATCCCATGATTAGATTCTCTCTTGAGATTCCAAGTTTGCCATACTACCCACCCTGCACATGCATATGCTCCCCTACTCCCCACATCAGAGAAGAAAACAGCCCTTGGCCCCATTAAAGTCAATCTCTCCTTATATTCTTACTGATGCTGTGTCTTCCCACAACAATAAAGGCAGATGAACAGATACAAGTTACCTGTGCTCTCATCCTCAAATAGGAGTCACCCTGCCCCCTTTCAATAATTGTTGGTGTCAGGAACATAGGGTAGGAGGAGATGTTGCATATAATGGGAAGGTGATAGATTTGACTCTGGTCTTGTCAGGCAATACCCATGTTGTCCACCAAATTGTCCCTCCAAGACACCAAACAACACAGTAATGCCGATTGCACTTCTGACCCCAATCCTAGTTGGCTGAGGCCATCACTCTCTATTAACTGCTACCCATGGTTCTTTGATCCACACTTGTCTCACACAGCTTCATTCCCAAAGGCACAACTTCACTGGTAACACAAGTAAGCCATGGCGAGGACAGGGTGTTTTCTAATCAGCTTATTTCCCCAAATTCTAGTTCACCAGCTCTGtaatacatttctctctcacccttctctcttctccttgccCCATGCCGGTGGGGATTTTCAACTGCAGGTGGCACTGATGTATGCTATCTCATTCCTAGTGTTCACTGGTTCAGCCCTCAACAACAAATGGCAGGTGGTCACATATATGGCCTCTAAGCTCTACACTTGTCATGTAGCACCACAGCAACCCATCTTGTTAGAAATTATCCTAAAATCCCCCATATCATATCATAAAGACACCATCAGAGATGGACTCCCCTTTCATTCATTTGTATATCATGGTTAGTGTCCGGCCGCTTTGCTTTTAGTCCCAGGGACCACACTGATGTCATCATCCCCTGTGTGTGATTGTGCCGCTCAGCCCGGGTTCCCCACCTGCCATAGAGGGCACCTCCCATACTGTTCTCTGGGTCACTGTATGCTCTGCCCTCAGGAGAACCTTGGCTGCTTGTCCTCACAGGTCCCTAGGCTGTGCTGGTGTCAGATGTGTGTGGACTGACTAGGTGATTAAAACAtatatactgatttcagagagagagaaatagggatatactatagatatatatatatatatatagatatatatgcacACTAATAAAGTAGTAATACGCTAATTCAACTGGGCGACCTTCCAGATATCCTTCGGGATAAAGCCTGGGGCTTTGCTGTCCTGTAAACCATCCCCAAACGACTCTCAGCCCTTtgcccagctggccctcacccatgcactgagtgcctatctatactaataaaaaggcagtatgctaattagacagggagaCATTCTGGaggtccttcaggacaaagccatggtggcggggctaaggcagaggtagttaggggtgatcaggccaggagtggtgggcatttgggggtgatcagcacAGGAGAAGAGGaatttggaggtgatcaggcaggcaagggggaGTCAATTgcagtgaccaggccaggagggagggcagtaggggctagcaggctggcgggaggacagttgaggacgattaggccagcaaggggggcagcaGGAGGCGAGAAGGCCAGTGGCGTGGGGCAGTTGGGCAAGAGCAGGATGGCATCACAGTtttaaggggcgatcaggcaggcaggcagatgagcggttaggagccagcattcctggagtgcgagagggatgtccgactgacatcccccaaggggtcccagattgaagagggtgcaggccaggctgagggacaccccctacaCCCCGTGCAGGAAACTCATGCACTGGTCCActaatgcacacacacagacacacacacacacacacacacacacacacacacacacactgagtggccagattattatgatttctgaacacataataatgtggccactctgtgtatattgtacataataaaaggctaatatgtaaattgtcccctcgacctggagttcaCCAAGCAAGCAGGCCAgacaaccgcccatgttccctccccctggccaggcttgccAGAACCCACCCATcagccatgcacgaattcatgcactgggcctctaatacacacacacacacacacactcacacacacacacacatacacacacacaaacacacaatgagtggacagattattatgcgttcagagatcataataatctggccactcagtgtatatactaataaaagagtaatatgctaattcaacctagagaccttctggacgaagccaggggtttggctggcctgcaaacaaccCTCTAATGGCCCTCAGCTCCTGGCCCTggctgaccacacccccagcAGGTACCTTCAACCAAatgggggtgtgaccagcctgcaaTTGCCCTCAGCCCCTACcccaggccggccatgcccccccattAGAGACCCTTATCctgatgggggcgtggctggccagcaaacggccctcagcccctagCCCATACCGGCCATGCTCCCCCATCAGAGACCCTCATCCGATGGGTGTGTGGCTGACCTGCATACTGCCCCagttcctcacccaggctggcacgACCCCAAGTGggtacccccaccccaatggggacaTGGCCGGCTTACAAACCACCCTGGGCCCCTCTCCCATGCCACCCCCGCTTCCCAAATGGACCCCTACCCTGAACCAGGAcctccttcagggcagaccagccggccctcacccatgcaccaagccccTATCAATACTAACAAAaatgtagtatgctaattagaccaggagacattccggacatccttccagacaaagccatggtgtcagggctaaggcagaggcggtaggggtgatcaggccaggaagggagtgCATTtgcaggtgatcaggccagcagggggggccagttggctggcagtggggggcagttgggggcaagcaggctggaagggggacagttgggggcaagcaggtcagcagggggacagttgggggcaaacaggccagcagggagggcagttccgagcaagcaggccagcaggggtggaagttggcggtgagcaggctggccgggaggggggcaggtaggggtgaacaggcaggcaggcagggccagttGAGGGCGAGAAGGCTAGCGGGGCGGGatagttgggagcgagcaggtcagcaagcggagtggttaggggcaatcaggcaggcaggcaggtgagcggttaggagccaggggtcctggattgcgagagggatatcctactgccggtttaggcctgatcccacaggggatcccagattggagagggtgcaggccaggctgagggacattccccgccccccatgcacgaaagTCATGTACATATGAAATATATGGACTCAAGAAATTCACTAGTATATATTCATTGAGTGGCCAGgaaattatgatctctgaatgcataataatctggccacttagtatatatcctgtataataaaaggttaCTATGCAATTTGTCGCCTcgatcaggagttcaaccagcaggcatgctggccaactgcccatgtcccctacccttggtcaggctggccataccccaaccatgaatgaattcatgcaccaggggtcatatatatatatatatatatatatatatacacactgaatggccagattattatgcattcagagatcataataatctgtccactgtgtctgtgtgtgtgtttctgtatgtgtgtatatatatatatatatatatatagatatatagagagagagagagagagagagagagagacacagagagagagagagagagatctatttttTGTACcataaattttatacattttagtaattgatatatatataataggacttcgggttacgtcggagatctgttcctatggtgCGACTTAAtgcaatttttaagtaaaaacccacctacataagcacctacgtcactcacattgcacacatacacagcagaaatgaagtgaaacagtaaaaaacattttttttaagtaaaataacaattcctgacctttacttgtggtaaataaataataaaaagcataaagcacaTACGTACATATAAGGGTAAATATTGGATTATCCTTACCTTTACTACTGTTGTTGGCTTGCACACTGGACGTTGCAAAGTGGGGAAAGACAGGTTTACACTTGGCTGCTGCGGGGAGGAGGTTTGAGAGGCAGAACCTGCAGAAGATGCATGTGATCCTGGGTCAGGTGAGTCCGGAGAGGCAGAacctgcagaaggtgctggagatccTGGGTCAGGTGAGACCGGAGAGGCAGGACTTGTAGAAGGTGCTGGAGATCCTGGGTCAGGTGAGACCTGAGAGGCAGGACCTGTAGAAGGTGCTGGAGATCCTGGGTCAGGTGAGTCTGGAGAAGCAGAACCTGTAGAAGGTGCTGGAGAGCCTGGGTCAGGTGAGTCTGGAGAAGCATATGAGGTGGAGGGTACGGGATCTGTTGCAGGCCTCTCCACCTTCTTAAAATAACGTTCGAGGCTAGTCTGGAAGGATACCTTCTTCTTGTCCTCCCAAATCTCCTTGTAACACCACAGGCTATCCATGACGCCTCTGGCAACCTTAGTGTACCTGTCACTGTTGGGGTCCTGAGCCTCAAACCTTGCCAACGCATCCTCTATCATGGCCAAGGCCCCTGCTAATTCCCTGCTTGTAAATCTCCTGGGCTCTGGGGTTGGGGTGTCTTCCTCTTCAATGAACTGCTGTTTCAGTTGAGTGAGGTCCTCGGCAGACAGCTCCTCTCCATGAGATGCCAGCAGCTCTGTGacatcctcagcctccacctccaaATCAAGCTGCTTACTCAACTCAACAACATTCTTGATTTCAACCTCCACGGAATCCTCAAAGCCATGGAAATCGTTCACAAACTGGGGACACAattttttccaaacaccattcaaGTTCGTCTGTGTAACTTCATCCCAAGAATCAGAAatgttttttacagcagcaagAACATTGTAAGATTTCCAAAAGTCCTTGAGAGTCAACTCTTTATCCTTCTGCGTTGCCCTAAAAGCCATAGCAAATGTCCTTCGGAGGTAGTAGGCCTTGAAAGAGGCAATGACACCTTGGCCCATAGGCTGTAAAAGGGAGGTGGTGCTAGGTGGAAGGTAAACCACCTTGACATTTGGGTGAAAGTCATTCAAATCGGCAGGGTGACAAGGGGCACTGTCCAGCACTAGCAACACCTTAAAGGGCAGCCCCCTTGAAGCACAGTAGTCCCTGACTTCTGGCACAAAATGGTTGGTGAACCAGTCCTCAAATACGCTGAGTGTCACCCATGCCTTCTTGTTAGATTTCCAGATGACAGGTAATAGACCCTTCCATATGCCCTTGATTGCCCTTGGATTCTCGGCCAGACACACCAAGGGCTTCAGCTTGAAGTCACCAGCAGCATTAGCCCCAAGTAGCACACTCAATCTCTCCTTGCTGGCTTTATGGCCTGATGCTGTCTTCTCCTCCTTGCCAATGTACTTATGTGTAGGCATATGCTTCCAGAACAAGCCTGTCTCATGCACATGAAACACTTGTTGATCACAGTAACGCCCCTCCCTAATGATCTCAGCCAACGCACTAAAAAAATCACCAGCTGCTTTAGCATCATCACTAGCAGCTTCCCCTGGCACCTTAAGATTATGCAAATTAGCACGAGCCTTAAAACGCATAAACCAACCTTTGCTAGCCACAAACTCTTCActttcactcccttcccccttttcttttttcaaggccTCAAACAATCTTTCAGCCTTCTCCTGAATCACCATCTGGCTAACTGGGATACGCCCTTGATGCTGCTCATCCAGCCAAAGCACTAATAATCTTTCCATCTCAGTAATGAGACCACTACGCTGCTCTGTAACCACAGTTGATGTCATAGGAGCAGATCCTTTCACATGTTCAAGTACAAGCTTTTGATCATCGATGATTGTCGAGACAGTTGTAGGACTTTGGCCAAGCAACCGGCTGATGTGTGTAGATGTTTCGCCCTCTTCTGAGCGTCTTATTATGTCTCCTTTCACTTCCATTGTGAGGGCTTTCCTTGTTTTTGTAGCACTGCCATCAGAAGAATCTGCCTTATGCTTAGGAGCCATAAGGAAGGGCAAAAACTGttcaaaataacaatacaaaCAAAAGAGAGCGAATGAAGCACAATCCAAATGGCTTATAAATGGCGACTGAATGACAGCATCTTCCTTGTATAGCACCGCGTGATGACTTATTCATCCACTCCGCTGGCCAACTAGTTCCCGGGCGAACAGCGTGCAAACGCCTGACATCGAATGactgaacttttttttatataaataaatttcagatggcGACGTAATCACAAAACAACGTATGTCGAGTCCgaagtaacccgaggactgtctggagagggaaagagagaagaaagagagagagagagagagagagagagagagagagagagagagagagagagacatctattttttgttccattaattttatacattgttTGATTAACTCTTATAATTGATGTGACCAGGGTTGGAACTTGCAATCTTCCGATATTGAAATTATTCGCAGACCCACTTAGCTGTTTGGCCTCGGTCAGACATATGTGACATTTTAAGTAACAACCCATGCCGGCCATGCTCCCCCATCAGAGACCCTTATCCGATGGGTGTGTGGCTGACCTGCATACTGCCCCagttcctcacccaggctggcacgACTCCAAGTGGGTACCCCCAACCCAATGGGGACATGGCCGGCTTACAAACCACCCTGGGCCCCTCTCCCATGCCATCCCCGCTTCCCAAATGGACCCCTACCCTGAACCAGGAcctccttcagggcagaccagctggccctcacccatgcaccaagccccTATCAATACTAACAAAaatgtagtatgctaattagaccaggagacattccggacatccttccagacaaagccatggtgtcaGGGCTAAAGCAGAggcggtaggggtgatcaggccaggaagggagtgCATTtgcaggtgatcaggccagcaggggggggcagttggctggcagtggggggcagttgggggcaagcaggctggaagTACCTGAGAACagaattgaccatacctccgacacactcacaagccacgcccaccatccaatcagagcgagtatgcaaattaacccaaaccaagatggctacagccacagagagcaaggtttcctaggtaacagaggaagccaagctttcagcctgccctagccaggcctaagcctccactcaagcaacaaagtttcaattatagaaggtaaacaaattcaaacaaatggcagcagaatggagcttgagagagcaggccagggttgccgcaggcaacaggggaagcaaaacttttcgcacaccctggccaggcccacccgcttaaggcaacaaagtttcaattataaccccaacacaaatggctgccggcctcggaaggagccccaggcttggctccgctccaggctacaaagtttcaattgtagaagtaaaataaattccagatatcagggcctcctcttgggttgctagggggcgtggccggcctgcaaaccaccacaggcccctcgctcaggccgccccacaccctaagggaaaccccacctgattcgggaagcccttcagggcaaaccagctggccccacccctgtaccaggcctctatcctatctaataaaaaggtactatgcagattgatcatcatcgcaacacacaatatagctgcccccatgtggtcaaagatcctgcccccatgtggacacaagatggccaccacaagatggccagcaggagagggcagttgggaggcagctggcctgcaagggagggcagttggaggagatcaaccctgcaggagagggcagttaggggtg
This window contains:
- the LOC129148469 gene encoding tigger transposable element-derived protein 1-like, producing the protein MPTHKYIGKEEKTASGHKASKERLSVLLGANAAGDFKLKPLVCLAENPRAIKGIWKGLLPVIWKSNKKAWVTLSVFEDWFTNHFVPEVRDYCASRGLPFKVLLVLDSAPCHPADLNDFHPNVKVVYLPPSTTSLLQPMGQGVIASFKAYYLRRTFAMAFRATQKDKELTLKDFWKSYNVLAAVKNISDSWDEVTQTNLNGVWKKLCPQFVNDFHGFEDSVEVEIKNVVELSKQLDLEVEAEDVTELLASHGEELSAEDLTQLKQQFIEEEDTPTPEPRRFTSRELAGALAMIEDALARFEAQDPNSDRYTKVARGVMDSLWCYKEIWEDKKKVSFQTSLERYFKKVERPATDPVPSTSYASPDSPDPGSPAPSTGSASPDSPDPGSPAPSTGPASQVSPDPGSPAPSTSPASPVSPDPGSPAPSAGSASPDSPDPGSHASSAGSASQTSSPQQPSVNLSFPTLQRPVCKPTTVVKDMNFEDVAIAFSQEEWEILDEAQRRLYCDVMLEVFALVSFLGPWHKMDDGEAYSEHSVSVGDSQIRASKRAAATQRTHLSDVIGRII